The following are encoded together in the Daphnia magna isolate NIES linkage group LG8, ASM2063170v1.1, whole genome shotgun sequence genome:
- the LOC116928659 gene encoding uncharacterized protein LOC116928659, which yields MIYMLLGFRTHRIGLSADVEKAFHKIQLHKADRDFVRFLWLRDDKDAGSDFDIYRFKVIPYGASSSPFILNSVIKKHLQGFSTPVSVDIESHIYVDNLISGCETITEAFNYYTESRSIFAAASLSLQSWAFYDPSLNKQATLDGITDISPLTKTLATKRDLLRGISSIYDPLRFISPLSIPARILIQEIWKEKLDWDDHLPPPFSDRWILLASSLANASPKISRSYFETKNRVHSLHVFVDASQQAYGAVAYLLDGDHSSFVMSKARVAPLKGNGPQLTLPQPELMAAVIGTLLASSIINAFKKLAISLSVTMWSDSQIVLYWLSKSDRIKNRFISNRV from the exons ATGATTTATATGCTCCTTGGATTTCGTACCCACCGTATTGGTCTTTCTGCAGACGTCGAAAAAGCCTTTCACAAGATACAACTTCACAAAGCTGACCGTGACTTTGTGCGCTTCCTTTGGCTAAGGGACGACAAGGATGCTGGATCCGACTTTGACATTTACCGTTTCAAAGTAATTCCGTACGGAGCTAGTAGCAGTCCGTTTATCCTCAACTCGGTCATCAAGAAGCATCTTCAAGGGTTTTCAACCCCAGTCAGTGTTGACATTGAATCACACATCTACGTGGACAACCTGATTTCGGGTTGTGAAACTATAACTGAAGCTTTCAACTACTATACAGAGTCTCGTTCCATATTTGCAGCAGCCTCGTTGTCTCTACAGTCATGGGCATTTTACGATCCCTCACTCAACAAGCAGGCAACACTCGACGGCATCACAGATATTTCACCTCTCACCAAAACTCTCG CTACAAAGCGAGATCTTCTTCGAGGAATATCGTCAATCTACGATCCGCTCCGATTCATTTCTCCACTTTCAATACCAGCTCGAATCCTCATTCAGGAAATCTGGAAGGAAAAGCTCGACTGGGACGACCACTTACCTCCTCCATTCTCGGATAGATGGATCCTCCTTGCTAGTTCACTCGCCAACGCTAGCCCGAAGATTTCCCGTTCctattttgaaacaaaaaatcgcgTTCATTCTCTCCATGTCTTCGTTGACGCTAGCCAACAAGCGTATGGTGCCGTTGCTTATCTTCTGGATGGTGATCACAGCTCATTTGTCATGTCGAAAGCCAGAGTTGCACCATTGAAAGGCAACGGCCCGCAGCTGACTCTTCCTCAACCAGAACTAATGGCGGCCGTCATCGGTACCCTCCTCGCAAGCTCAATCATCAATGCCTTTAAAAAACTCGCCATTTCTCTATCAGTCACCATGTGGTCAGATAGCCAAATTGTACTGTACTGGCTCTCCAAGAGTGATCGCATCAAGAATCGCTTCATTTCCAATCGCGTCTAA
- the LOC116928660 gene encoding uncharacterized protein LOC116928660, protein MCQYCPTASNPADLLTRGVTLQQLKTSSIWISGPSWLTVLHLVEISAKAAPARLPLVIDVSTVMKINRFKWSSLRRTTALLFCQLRNFRLKKEWIRSLLTAKELLHAELQWIRSFQFHFLSAELEYLRGDKNRRRPPLVTQLDLYLDENLVIRCRGRLLNADISRAAQNPVLLPKNTDLTRLIIRYYHERSLHSGISIAICHIRRRFWIPSIRPQVKAIVLLYTTCRRVNGPPYRAPNPAKLPSFRVRGDKAFAVTGIDFAGPFPIRAILTSKSQRQDLTTANFLLAFQSFNSHHFQPRIVISDNATTFEWDITCNKRPELRVKIGDVVLVHNEGPRIDWKLAVVEELIASPDG, encoded by the exons ATGTGCCAATATTGCCCAACTGCGTCCAATCCCGCCGATCTGTTAACAAGAGGCGTAACCCTGCAACAACTGAAAACTTCTTCCATCTGGATCAGTGGACCATCGTGGCTAACT GTGCTTCATTTGGTGGAAATCTCAGCTAAAGCAGCACCAGCTCGTCTTCCTTTAGTGATTGATGTTTCAACCGTCATGAAAATCAATCGTTTCAAATGGTCTTCTCTGAGAAGAACCACGGCCCTTTTGTTCTGTCAGTTGAGAAATTTCCGTCTTAAAAAAGAATGGATTCGAAGTCTTCTTACAGCAAAAGAACTCCTACATGCAGAACTCCAATGGATTCGCTCATttcaattccattttctttctgcCGAACTTGAGTATCTTCGCGGTGACAAAAATAGACGCCGCCCGCCATTAGTGACTCAACTGGACCTCTATCTGGACGAGAACTTGGTAATCCGGTGCCGAGGTCGTTTGCTCAACGCCGATATTTCCAGGGCGGCGCAGAATCCTGTTCTCTTACCGAAGAACACTGATCTCACACGTCTCATAATTCGATACTACCACGAACGATCACTTCATTCGGGAATCAGCATCGCGATTTGTCATATTCGTCGACGTTTTTGGATTCCTTCCATCAGACCACAAGTGAAAGCTATCGTCCTTCTATACACAACCTGCCGCCGGGTGAATGGACCTCCTTACAGAGCTCCCAATCCAGCTAAACTACCCAGCTTTCGCGTCCGTGGGGACAAAGCCTTCGCCGTAACTGGAATTGACTTTGCTGGACCCTTCCCCATCCGCGCTATCCTGACCAGCAAGAGTCAAAGGC AAGACCTCACTACAGCTAACTTTCTATTAGCCTTCCAAAGCTTCAATTCGCATCATTTCCAACCGAGAATTGTAATTTCGGATAACGCAACTACCTTTGAATGGGACATCACATGCAACAAACGACCCGAACTTCGTGTCAAAATCGGCGATGTTGTTCTGGTGCACAACGAAGGTCCAAGGATCGACTGGAAGCTAGCCGTCGTCGAAGAACTTATTGCCAGCCCTGACGGCTAA
- the LOC123475368 gene encoding uncharacterized protein LOC123475368, protein MNLPSIRDDDSEALAKLNRTLHGAMHALRTGGYKQDLEPGMTLDHVVSRLPPPMRSSWGVKVYRMTPTRATLKDLAKWIDEIVMGELMTRSSTHRSPAPQKEKKAGGAKPSTKPTPLFDKGPVVFHTSTYLPVKKPQPSNPSENHSSLPLPKRSVLKKCLYCDNAHSIKTCSTFRDLDVTARVEWVKEKRLCFTCLIGTHRGTECPTEVVCNIGNCNQRHHPLLHGAPRVYPVNTSATRNTVQSSSKSSDSRAMTIKKRDTVINTSLAIVPVLLQANGVEIETFVCLDPGATVNLIREDVAKQLICKGNAKNVSFGSFHGQDPQFQSTTVSLTVKARDRTFEADLKQVSTVPIQYLKLPCPPKELMEIRGRYPHLKDVKLVDVGEPTILIGAGNQWLHLRLDKKLPPVGTDTPFCLLTPFCWTCLGYLTVGTQQHASAVCRSNKPLLAVQKLCYSVQELPTEALLLRQVEKLRETESFPTVTPAKPLESDEDKLARKKLEATIQFNGPNALCRLFPIENKFANNSNFAERYKAVIDDYVAKGFARPLKESELRGTFGRNWYLPHNGIVNHRKPEKVTVVFDASAKYQGVALNEILLKGPNLINYIGVTLLLFRERPVSLSGDIQQMFLQVGLKKEDRSTLRFLWRSPGSRKKPTVYERQRPIFGSILSPFICSKVLRQIADLHREEFPEAAEKVYKNFYVDYLLDIFYTEDEASRVVKDSTALLKKNDLPTERTLGVLYDNESDSFVFDVKTDVEARTKRRILSRVSTLYDPLDFLSPVILSAKRILQELWLVGVDWDDPIPEVFQHQWNKWTTSLNHFKAFKIPRALTSSSDMKDIQLHAFCDASTVGFGSVVYLRVTYRKNILAVNFVTSRVAPLCPLTVLKLELQGAIVALRLVKFVQSTLRIAINQIVYLSDSQTVLQWIASKTCRAANECSTGLLPGEMMENFRWVHGPACLQQEENAWPITIKLPETSVEDQEVSATNWVGLVYGPAPENRLHSLLERNSNYDLVMRVVSWILHFISNSKLKLPDRDKSRIGVKCLQRAADHSIKSAPFEIYSDGEGILRVGGRLNYALLSFDVNHPKFLPHDHPITRLIVMREHDLLFHPTPERLLISIRSEYWIIKGRVAIKKYLHKCFICKRHRATPCISLMAPLPRHRLIPFQRPFTHVGLDYFGPCNITIYRRKVKRYVLLITCLNTRAVHLEVAASLDLSSFLVAFASFSAQRGHPLVVYSDNGTQIVARDKAIQQGIERLNEKNIVGQIMKQKNQMAFLTTISATLRRSLGKSCEIGKGGSGSHRGIASAH, encoded by the exons ATGAATCTTCCATCGATCCGAGATGATGATTCAGAGGCACTAGCCAAGCTCAACCGAACTCTTCATGGAGCCATGCATGCCCTGAGGACCGGCGGATATAAGCAAGACTTGGAACCGGGAATGACTTTAGACCACGTCgtctctcgtttacctccgCCAATGAGAAGTAGCTGGGGCGTGAAAGTGTATCGGATGACTCCAACACGAGCTACTCTCAAGGATCTAGCAAAATGGATAGACGAGATTGTGATGGGTGAATTGATGACCAGGTCGTCTACTCATAGATCACCAGCTccacagaaggaaaagaaggcgGGAGGTGCTAAGCCTTCCACCAAACCAACTCCTCTCTTTGATAAAGGTCCTGTTGTCTTTCACACCTCCACATATTTACCAGTCAAGAAACCGCAGCCAAGTAACCCCTCTGAAAATCATTCGTCATTGCCATTGCCAAAGAGAAGTGTTCTCAAGAAATGCCTTTATTGTGATAACGCGCATTCGATAAAAACCTGTTCCACATTTAGGGATCTAGATGTGACAGCTAGAGTGGAGTGGGTGAAGGAGAAACGACTATGTTTTACGTGTCTGATCGGAACACATCGGGGAACTGAGTGCCCCACCGAAGTCGTCTGCAATATTGGGAACTGTAATCAGCGACACCATCCCTTATTGCACGGAGCGCCTCGAGTTTATCCCGTGAATACTTCAGCAACTAGAAACACAGTCCAATCATCATCAAAGTCGTCCGATAGTCGCGCAATGACCATTAAAAAGAGGGATACGGTCATCAACACTTCCCTAGCTATCGTTCCCGTGTTACTTCAAGCTAACGGAGTGGAAATAGAAACTTTCGTTTGTCTAGATCCAGGAGCAACCGTTAACTTAATTCGAGAGGATGTAGCTAAACAGCTTATATGCAAAGGGAATGCAAAAAATGTATCCTTTGGGTCGTTTCACGGTCAAGACCCTCAATTTCAATCCACTACGGTTAGTCTGACCGTTAAGGCTCGTGACAGAACCTTCGAAGCTGATTTAAAGCAGGTTTCTACTGTACCCATTCAGTACTTAAAGTTACCATGCCCACCGAAGGAGTTAATGGAGATTCGAGGTCGTTACCCTCATCTCAAAGACGTGAAACTGGTTGATGTTGGAGAACCAACCATCCTAATTGGAGCAGGAAACCAATGGCTGCACCTACGTCTCGATAAAAAACTACCTCCTGTCGGAACCGACACCCCCTTTTGTTTATTGACGCCATTTTGTTGGACTTGCCTTGGTTATTTAACAGTAGGAACGCAGCAACATGCTTCAGCGGTTTGTCGTTCAAACAAACCATTGCTGGCGGTGCAAAAACTCTGCTACAGTGTACAAGAATTGCCGACGGAAGCGCTACTTTTGCGTCAAGTTGAGAAATTGCGGGAAACGGAAAGCTTTCCAACAGTAACTCCCGCTAAACCGTTAGAATCAGACGAGGATAAATTGGCGAGAAAGAAATTGGAAGCAACTATTCAATTCAACGGACCCAA TGCATTGTGTCGACTTTTTCCtattgaaaataaattcgCAAACAATTCAAACTTTGCTGAGAGATACAAAGCCGTGATCGATGACTATGTGGCAAAGGGATTCGCTCGGCCTCTCAAAGAAAGTGAATTGAGGGGCACCTTTGGGAGAAATTGGTACCTTCCCCATAATGGAATTGTAAATCATCGGAAACCCGAAAAGGTTACAGTGGTTTTCGATGCTTCGGCCAAGTATCAAGGAGTTGCACTCAACGAAATACTGTTAAAGGGTCCTAACCTTATCAATTACATAGGTGTTACCCTTCTACTATTTAGAGAAAGGCCGGTGTCCCTATCTGGGGATAttcaacaaatgtttcttcaagttGGCTTGAAGAAAGAAGATCGCTCCACCCTACGATTTTTATGGCGTTCACCTGGCTCTCGAAAAAAACCCACCGTATATGAGAGGCAGCGACCAATCTTTGGATCGATTTTATCCCCTTTCATCTGCTCAAAAGTGCTCCGACAGATTGCTGACCTACATCGTGAAGAATTTCCTGAAGCTGCTGAAAAGGTCTACAAGAACTTCTATGTGGATTACCTTCTGGATATTTTTTACACCGAAGATGAGGCTAGTCGAGTAGTCAAAGATTCTACAGCATTGCTAAAAAAGA ATGATTTACCTACGGAGAGAACCTTAGGCGTTTTATATGACAACGAAAGTGACAGCTTCGTCTTTGATGTTAAAACTGACGTTGAAGCAAGGACTAAGCGTCGGATCTTGAGTAGAGTGTCTACCTTGTATGACCCACTGGATTTTTTATCACCAGTGATCCTTAGCGCTAAAAGAATTCTACAAGAATTGTGGCTTGTCGGGGTTGACTGGGATGACCCAATTCCCGAAGTTTTTCAACACCAGTGGAACAAGTGGACTACTAGTCTTAACCATTTCAAAGCGTTCAAGATCCCGCGAGCTCTAACTTCTTCCAGCGACATGAAAGACATTCAGCTGCACGCTTTTTGCGATGCATCCACCGTTGGGTTTGGTTCTGTGGTGTATCTACGAGTAACCTATCGCAAAAATATCCTCGCCGTAAATTTCGTTACGTCCCGCGTGGCACCACTTTGTCCGCTTACTGTTCTAAAATTAGAACTCCAAGGAGCAATTGTGGCACTACGCCTTGTGAAATTCGTTCAATCAACCCTTCGTATTGCAATTAACCAAATCGTCTATTTGTCTGACTCTCAAACTGTCCTTCAGTGGATAGCCTCAAAGACTTGTCGCGCAGCAAATGAGTGCAGCACAGGACTTTTGCCTGGTGAGATGATGGAAAATTTTCGTTGGGTGCATGGCCCAGCCTGCTTGCAGCAAGAAGAAAACGCCTGGCCGATAACCATCAAACTTCCCGAAACTTCTGTAGAAGACCAAGAGGTATCAGCCACCAACTGGGTTGGGCTCGTTTACGGCCCCGCTCCAGAAAATAGACTCCACTCACTTTTGGAACGAAATTCCAACTATGATTTAGTGATGCGAGTTGTTTCCTGGattcttcattttatttccaaCTCGAAATTGAAATTACCGGATCGTGACAAATCGCGCATTGGTGTAAAATGCTTACAGCGCGCTGCTGATCATTCCATCAAATCTGCGCCATTTGAGATATATTCCGATGGT GAAGGAATACTGCGAGTAGGAGGTCGCTTGAATTACGCCCTTCTTTCGTTCGATGTCAATCACCCAAAATTCCTTCCTCATGATCATCCAATCACGCGTTTAATCGTCATGAGAGAGCATGACCTACTGTTTCATCCAACTCCAGAAAGACTACTCATTTCAATAAGGTCAGAATATTGGATCATTAAAGGACGAGTGGCTATTAAGAAGTATCTGCACAAGTGCTTCATTTGCAAACGTCATAGAGCTACCCCCTGCATTTCTTTAATGGCCCCGCTTCCGCGTCATCGACTTATTCCGTTCCAGCGTCCCTTTACTCATGTGGGATTGGACTATTTCGGCCCATGCAACATCACCATTTATCGCCGCAAAGTAAAACGATATGTTTTGCTGATAACCTGTCTCAATACTAGAGCGGTACACTTGGAAGTTGCAGCCTCACTTGACTTATCATCTTTTTTGGTCGCCTTTGCTTCGTTCAGCGCCCAAAGAGGTCATCCGTTAGTCGTGTATAGCGATAATGGAACTCAAATTGTTGCTCGGGACAAGGCAATCCAACAAGGCATCGAGCGTCTCAATGAGAAAAATATCGTTGgtcaaattatgaaacaaaaaaatcaaatggcATTTCTCACCACCATTAGCGCCACACTTCGGAGGAGCTTGGGAAAGTCTTGTGAAATCGGCAAAGGTGGCTCTGGAAGCCATCGTGGAATCGCGTCTGCTCACTGA